The genomic DNA GCCGCGCGGTGACGGTCGCGTCGTACGGCGACCGCCAGCCCTCCAGGATCTTCGAGCCGGCCGTCGTCGGCGCGTCAGTGGTCGTGAAAACGTCCTTGAGCGCCAACGGAACTCCGGCGAGCGGCGATGCCAGCGGCTCACCGGCTGCCACCTGCTTGTCGACGGCGGCGGCAGCGGCGAGCGCCTCCTGGGCGCCCACGTGCAGGAAGGCGTGGTAGGTCTCGTCGGTGGCGGCGATCTGGTCCAGGTGCGCCTGGGTGACCTCGGTGGCCGACACGTCGCCGGCGGCGATCTTCTCGCCGAGCGTGGCCGCGTCGAAACGGATCAGGTCACTCACTCTGCTTCTCCCAAGATGCGGGGCACGGCGAACCGGCCCTCCTCGGCCCGCGGGGCCTCCGCCAGCGCCTGATCCTGCGCCAGGCTGGGCGCCTCGACGTCGGGCCGGGTGATGTTGACCTCTTTGAGCGGATTGCCGGTCGCCTCGATACCGGTGACGTCGACGGCCTGAATCTTGCCGACGTGCGCCAGGATGGCATCGAGCTGGCCTGCGAAACTGTCCAGCTCACCCTCGGTCAGGGCGAGCCGGGCCAGATTCGCCAGATGGGCGACATCGTCCCGGGAAATCTTCGACACGTCTAAACACCCTAGTGGGAGGCAACGCGGGCGCAGCCACGGGGAATGTATTCGTGACACGCGCCGCACCTGCCCGTCCTGCCATGGCCACGCCGCTGTGCCACAGTTGTCGCGTGTCCTCCTATCTGCTGCGGGTTCAGCTCGAAGACCGCCCCGGTAGCCTCGGCTCCCTCGCGGTGGCTCTGGGCTCGGTGGGCGCCGACATCCTGTCGCTCGACGTCGTCGAGCGCGGTCCGGGTTACGCCGTCGACGACCTGGTGGTCGAGCTGCCGCTCGGGTCCATGCCCGATGCCCTGATCACCGCCGCGGAGGCCCTCAAGGGCGTGTACGTGGACAGCATTCGGCCCCACACCGGGCTGCTCGAAGCCCATCGCGAACTGGAACTGATCGACCATGTGGCGGCCGCCAAGGGCAAGGCCGCGCGGCTCCAGACACTTGCCGACGAAGCGCCGCGCGTGCTGCGGGTCGGGTGGTGCGTCATCGTGGCCGGCGGCAAGGACGGTGTGCTGCCCCACCGCATCACCGGCAGCCCGGGTGCGCCCGAGACGCTCGCCGACTCCGCGCCGTGGCTGCCGCTGGAGCACGCCGCTGCCCTGGACGCCACCGGCGACTGGGTACCGCAGTTCTGGCGCGACATCGACACCACCCTGGCCGCCGCACCGTTGGGCGACCCCCACACCGCGATCATGCTGGGCCGCCCCGGCGGGCCGGCCTTCCGCCCGTCGGAGGTCGCGCGGCTCGGATACCTCGCGGGCATCGTCGCGACCATCGTGCGCTGACCGTCTCGTTCACAGCCACTTCACCTGCGCGAATGCGGTTGCGGAAGGGCCGAGACTGCTAGCGTGAGCCCACATCTCACTGGAGGGCACACGTGAGCACTTTCCTGATCGTCGTCGGCGTCCTGCTCATGATCGCCGCGGTCGTCGTCGTGGTGCTCGCCTTCACCCGGGCCAAGAAGCCCGCAACCACCGGCGCCCGCCAGGACCCGCTGAAGTCCGGTGAGATGCCGGTCTTCGGACCCAAGCAGCTCGGCCCCGGGGCGATCGTCAGCTACGGCGGCGTCGACTACGTGGTGCGCGGCTCGGTGACCTATCGCGAAGGGCCGTTCATCTGGTGGGAACACCTGCTGGAAGGCGGTCAGGGCGAACCGATCTGGTTCAGCGTCGAAGAGGACGAGGGACGGCTGGAACTCGCGTTCTGGACCAAGCGACCCGACCTGGCGCTGCAGCCCATCGGTCCGCTCACCATCGACGGGGTGCAGTACGACGAGGTCGAGACCGGTGACGCCCAGTACACCTCCGAGGGCACGACGGGCCTGCCCGAGCACGGCCAGATGAACTACGTCGACTACGCCGGCCCCGGCCGCGCCGCCCTGCTGAGTTTCGAGCAGTGGTCGCCGAACTCGCCGTGGGAGGTGTCGACCGGCAAGGTCATGTCGCCCGGTGAGCTCACGGTGTATCCCGCTCCCCCCGCCGGCTCGTAGGTCGGTGCCATGACCCGGGGCAAGATGCTGATTCTCGCCGGGGTGCTCGCGGTCGCGTCGGTGATCTGCCTGGCGATCGGCATCAGCACCGCCCGCACCATCGAGTCATTCGTCAAAGACAACTATCAGAACGTCGGCTACAACACCTACCGGTGCGACGGGTCACCGAGCGACGTGGCCGACGACCTCGCCGAGGCACATCGACCGGAGGCGCGCGCCACCGATCGCGGCAACTACTACCTGCGGTACAACGACTCCATCGCCATCGTGGGCCCGGGCTCCGGACAGGCGTGCACTGTCCGGCTGGAGAGCCTCAACTCGGGTTACAACCACGGCAGCTACTTCTTCCTTGGCCCGGGTTTCAGCCCGGGTTCGCCGTCGCACAGTTCCGGCGGCAGCTCGGGCGGACCGGGCGGCGTCAAGTGACCACATCAATTCCGAGGAGACTCCGATGAACCTGGCCGCCATCGACTTCGGCACCGTCCACACCGACGCGATCATCCAGAACGTGGTCGGCTCGGTGCTGTACTTCCTGGTGGGGGCGCTGGTGCTGGCCGCCGGCTTCGTCATGGTCGATGTGCTGACCCCGGGCAAGCTGCGCCGTCAGGTCTTCGTCGAGCGTCGGCCCAACGCGGTGACGATCACCGCGGCGATGGACGTCTCGCTGGCCGCCATCATCATCACCGCGATTCACGCCAGCTCCGACCGGCTCGGGCAGGGGCTGATCGACACGCTGATCTACGGGCTGATCGGCGTCGCGCTGCAGGGCCTGGCCCTCGTGGCGGTGGAGTTGTTGGCGCCCGGGCACTTCCGCAACGACATCCACGCCGAGGAGTTCCATCCCGCCGCTGTTGCCGTCGCGGTGGTGCTGCTGGCGGTCGGTGGTATCAACGCCGCCGCGCTCACCTGATGGTCACCGAGGCCCCGGCGGCCCTCCCGGATCCCTCACCGGTAGTCGGAACCCGTTGGCGCGCGCTGCTTCTGGCGGCCGTCGCGGCGTGCGCAGCGTGCGGCATCGTCTATGAGCTTGCACTGCTGACACTCTCGACAAGCCTCAACGGCGGCGGCGTCGTGTCGACGTCGCTGATCGTCGCGGGCTACGTGGCGGCCCTGGGCGTGGGTGGGCTGTTGGCCAAAGCGCTGCTGGCGCGTGCGGCCATCAGTTTCATCGCGGTGGAGACGGCGCTGGGTGTGGTGGGTGGCCTGTCCGCAACGGTGCTCTACGTGACGTTCGCGTTCCTCGGCGACTCGGACTGGGTGCTCGGCGTCGCGACGGCGCTCATCGGCGGGCTGGTCGGCGCGGAAGTGCCACTGTTGATGACGCTGCTGCAGCGTGGCCGGGTCGCCGGGGCCACCGACGCCGGCCGGGTGCTGGCCAACCTCAATGCCGCCGACTATCTGGGCGCCCTGCTGGGCGGCTTGGCGTGGCCGTTCCTGGTGTTGCCGTATCTGGGCATGATCCGCGGCGCGGCGGCCACCGGGATGATCAATTTGGCTGCCGCAGCGGTGGTTTCGGTGTTCCTGCTGCGCCGCATCCTGAGCCGGCGGGAATTCGTCGCCGCGCTGAGCGCCCTGGTGCTGGCGTTCGCTCTACTGGCGACGCTGATGGCGTCCGCAGACGGTATCGAGACGACGTCACGACAGCGGTTGTACGCCGACCCGATCGTGGCCTACCAGCATTCGGCCTATCAGGAGATCGTGGTGACCCGCCGCGGCGACGACACCCGGCTGTATCTCGATGGCGGACTGCAGTTCTCGACGCGCGACGAGTACCGCTACACCGAATCTCTGGTGTACCCGGCGTTGGGCGCGGGTGCGCGGTCGGTGCTGGTGATCGGCGGCGGTGACGGCCTGGCGGCGCGGGAACTGTTGCGCCAGAAGGGCATCGACCGGCTCGTCCAGGTCGAGCTCGATCCGGCGGTGGTGGCGGTGGCACGGACCAAGCTGCGTGACGCCAACGCCGGCGCGCTCGACGATCACCGCATCCGGCTGATCCTCGATGACGCCATGACGTGGCTGCGGGTGCCACATCCGGACGTCGTACCGCCAGGCGGATTCGACGCCGTCATCGTCGACCTGCCCGACCCAGACAACCCGGTGCTCGGCCGGTTGTACTCCACCGAGTTCTACAGCCTCGCCGCCCGGGTCCTGGCACCCCAGGGCCTGCTGGTGGTGCAGTCCGGCAGCCCCTACTCGACGCCGACGGTGTTCTGGCGCACGGTATCGACCATCGCGTCGACGGGGCTGGCGGTGACGCCGTACCACGTCGAGGTGCCGACGTTCGGTGACTGGGGTTTCACGCTGGCCCGCCGGGGTCCCCTGCCACCCGCGCCGGTGGTGCCCAAAGACGCTCCGCCGCTTCGGTTCCTGAATCAGCAGGTGCTCGACGCCGCCACGGTGTTCGCGCCCGACACGGCGCCGCAGCACCTGCCGCCGTCGACGCTGGAGCACCCGTTGATCGTTGATGACATGCGGCGCGGTTACCGGTAGCGCACCGAGCCGACGAGAACAGCGGTCAGCACCGCACTGACCGCGGGCCGAGCCAAGCCGAGTCCGCCGGCCGCACTCGCGTTGGTCAGCAGGAACGCCACCGCGGCACCCAGTGGCCGGGTCAGGACGAAACAGCCCCAGAAACCCACCGTCGTCGCCCCACCGAGCCGACGGCACGCCAACACGACCGCGGCGACGGCGACGGCCCACAGCAGGAGCTGCAGCACCGGGTACGCCAAGATGGGGCGCGGCGTCAGGTGGGTCAGTGCAGTGCCGATGCCGAAGGCCACCAACGCAATTGCCCAGAACCAGCCTTCGGAGCGGCGGCTGCAGACAGCGATCAGCGAGGCGATTCCCATCGTGGCATGGCCGGCCGCAACCAGCCCCGCCCCACCGATGAGGCACACGACGGCGATTGCCGCGTACCCCAGACCCAGCGCGATGTGCAGCCCGTTCGCGATCTCGGTGCCGACGGCACTGGCGGCCAGCATGGCGCACCAGAACGCCCACGGCCGCAATCGGTCACCGCGCAGCTGAATCATGAGCACTGTTGCCAACGCCGCGACGAGGAGCGTCGTCGCGATCCAGCGGCCCAGGTGGTCGTACAGGTAATCCGGCCAGAACACCGATGCCGCGGTGATCAATGTCTTGCTCACCCAGAATCGCGTGCTGATTTCCGGGATTCTGCGAGACACCGGCGCCGCCATCGAGCTCAGAGCGCGTCCGGCCCCTCCGCCAGCAACCGCCGGAAGCCGTCTTCGTCGAGAATCGGCACGCCGAGTTCAACGGCCTTGTCGTACTTGGATCCTGGCGCGTCGCCGGCCACCACGTAGGCCGTCTTCTTCGACACCGACCCGGCCGCCTTGCCGCCGCGGACCAGGATCGCCTCCTTGGCCTCGTCCCGCGAGAACCCCGTCAGCGAGCCCGTCACCACGATCGACAGGCCCTCCAGGTTCCGCTCGATGCTTGCGTCGCGTTCGTCGGCCATCCGCACGCCCGCGGCCCGCCATTTGTCGACGATGGCGCGGTGCCAGTCGACGGTGAACCAGTCGATCACGGCGGCGGCGATGGTCGGTCCGACGCCCTCGACAGCCGCCAGGCGTTCCTCGGAGGCTTCGGTGATCGCTTGCAGATCACCGAATTCCGCGGCCAGCGCCCGGGCCGCCGTCGGGCCGACGTGCCGGATGGACAGCGCCACCAGCACGCGCCACAGCGGCTGCTGCTTGGCCTTGCCGAGGTTGGCCAGCAGCCGGGCGCCGTTGGCCGAGAGCTCACCCTTCTGGGTCTTGAACAGGTTGGTGCGCAACAGCTCGTCGGCCGTGAGCTCGAAGATGTCGCCCTCATCGGTGATGACGCCGGCGGCCAGCAGCGCGGTGGCCGCCTCGTAGCCGAGGCCCTCGATATCGAAGGCACCCCGACCCGCGACGTGGAACACCCGCTCGCGCAGCTGCGCGGGGCACGACCGGGTGTTGGGGCAACGGATGTCGGCGTCACCCTCCTTCGACGGCGCCAGCGTGCTGCCACACTCCGGACATGTTGCGGGCATGACGAATTCGCGTTCGGTGCCGTCCCGCAGATCGACGACCGGGCCGAGCACCTCGGGGATGACGTCGCCGGCCTTGCGGATCACCACGGTGTCGCCGATCAGCACGCCCTTGCGCTTCACCTCGGTGGCGTTGTGCAGCGTCGCGAGCCCGACCGTCGACCCCGCCACGGTGACGGGCTCCATGTACGCGAACGGCGTGACGCGGCCGGTGCGGCCCACACTCACGCGGATGTCGAGCAGCTTGGTGGTGACTTCCTCGGGCGGATACTTGTAGGCGATGGCCCACCGCGGCGCGCGGCTGGTGGCGCCGAGGCGTCGCTGCAGCGTGCGGTCGTCCAATTTGACCACCAGACCGTCGATTTCGTGATCGACGTCGTGGCGGTGCTCGCCCCAGTACGCGACGCGTTCGGCAACCGCCGCGATGCCGGTGACGCGGGTGGTGTGGTCGGACACCGGCAGGCCCCAGGCCTTGAGTGCGCGGTAGGCGTCGTGCAGCGACGCGGGCTCGAAGCCTTCGGTGAGGCCCAGGCCATGGCAGATCATGTGCAGCCGGCGACGCGCGGTGACGGCCGGATTCTTCTGCCGCAACGACCCGGCGGCGCTGTTGCGCGGATTGGCGAACGGCGCCTTGCCCTCCTCGACGAGGCTGGCGTTGAGCGCGGCGAAATCCTCGACGCGGAAGTACACCTCGCCGCGGACCTCCAGCACCGCCGGCACCGGGAATTCGTCGGTGCCCGTCAGCTGCTCGGGGACGTCGGTGATGGTGCGGGCGTTGAGCGTGACGTCCTCACCGGTGCGGCCGTCGCCGCGCGTGGCGCCGCGGACCAGCTTGCCGTCGCGGTAGACCAGCGCCAGCGCGACACCGTCGACCTTGAGTTCGCAGAGGTACTCGAGATCGCCGCCCAGCTCGTTGGACAGCCGGGCCGCCCAGGCCGTCAGCTCGTCGGTGTTGAACGCGTTGTCGAGCGACAGCATCCGCTCCAGGTGCTGCGCCTCGCCGAACTCGGTCGCGAACCCGGCGCCGCCGACCAGCTGCGTCGGCGAATCCGGCGTCCGCAGCTCGGGGTACCGCTCTTCGATCTCCTGCAGTTCACCCAGCAGCTTGTCGAACTCACCGTCGGAGATGATCGGTGCGTCCTTGACGTAGTAGCGGAACTGGTGACCGCGGACCTCCTCGGCCAGTTCCTGCCATTGCCGGCGCACGTCGGGATCGGGTGAGCTCACTCGGTAAGGCTAGCGAAGGGCTGTGACATCAGGCCGCGATGATCCCCGCCGACGTCCCGCACGCCACCAGGACCGTGCAGGCAGCCACTGGCGCGGGATCCTCGGTACCGACCAGCGGCGGCAGCGGCGGCATGAAGATCGGCACGAGGCCGGCCCCCGTGACCCCGGTCAGCCTGGCGACGACCTGCGCGACGGCGTTCGTCGCCGCGTAGGTCAGGCTCCCGACCAGCTGCACGGGCAACGTCATCGCCTGTGCCAGCGGGCTGATGACGAAAATGTGTTGCGCCGCGATCGACTCCAGTTGCGCCGTCACCGCATCGAACCCTTGATTGAGGAAGTAGGGCACGGACGCGAAGACCGTCCGGATGCCGAGTTTCAGATCGGTGCCGATGTCGGGGTATCCGTACTTGCCGATGACATCCAGCACCGCGGCTCGCAGCGCGGCGTCGTCGTCGATCGGTGTGACCGTGCTGCCGCCCAGGTTGGTGATCGAGACACCGTCGGACTTGGGCGCGGGGGTGCCGCCGAACAACGTCACCACCGTCGGCGTGACGTCGACGATCTGGTACTTCAGGTTGACCCCACCGGCCGTGAACAGATTCGGGTTGTTGGCGATGACGAAAGTCGATGTCTCATTGGGTGATTGGAAACCGTGACCGAGGCCCTTACTGGCCTGGTGACCGTGATCGGTGACGACGATGACGGTCCACTGCTCCCCGGTCGCGGCTTCCCAGTCATTGACCTGCTGCATGATCTCGCCGATGTTCTGGTCGACATTGCGCACCGCGTCGGCGTACTGCTGGGACGCGCCACCGTAGTTGTGCCCGTTCTCGTCGACTCCGACGAAGTAGCTGAACACGAAGTTCGGCTTGTTCGGGTCGGCGGCGGCGATCGCGGCCTCGGTCGCGTCGCCGACGGCGTCGTCGGTGAGTGACCAGTCGGAGTCACCCGCGATGTGCGAGATGTTGACGACGTGGTCGGCGCCCACCGAGCCCGACACGGCGATGGCCGAGATGACGTCCCAATTCGCGATGGCCGTGGTCTGGATACCGGGGTTGAAGGTCTCGAGCTGGTTGAAAACCGTGGGCCACGTGTCGTAGACGGCCGGATTGAAGATGTTGTTGATGACGCCGGTCTTCTCACCCCAGACGCCGGTCAGGATGGCGGTCCACGACGGATTGCTGATCGTGGTGTGCCCGACGATGCTCGCGGGCGCCGTGGTGCCGCCCTGCATCAGTTCGAAGAAGTGGGCGTTGGCCGGGTCCGCCAGCACCCGGCTCAGGTTGGTGCCGTCGACGCCGATCACCAGCACGTTGGGCGTGGTATCGGCGAGCGTCGAAACCGGCTGCGGTGCAACGGCACTGGTGGGCTTGAGCGTCTTGCGTTCGAGTTCATCGCGCACCGCAGCCAGGGCCACCAGCACCGATGTCGAGCTGAGCGGCGATACCGGCGCCTGAAGCGAACGCAGGGCCCTGGTGAGTTTCGCGATCGGTGTGGTGGACACCGCGGCCACCTTGACGGTCGGCTGTGCGGCGCTCGCCTGCGCCGCGACGGCCGTGACCGTCGGAGTCGCCACGGACTTGGCCGGAACCGCGGCCGTGACGCGCGGCAGGCTCACCCGGGGTGCTGCCTCATCCGCTTTGTCTGCCTTGCCGTTGTCGACCTTTCCCTTGTCGGGTTTGTCAGCGGCGGCGGCCTTCTGAACCTTCTTGTCGGGCTTGTCGGCCGTGTCCTTGCCAGCCTTGTCCTTGTCGGCCTTGTCCGCGTGCTTGTTGGATTTCGGCTTCGGCTTGGCCGGTTTGCGCTGCTTCTTCTCCGGAGCGCCCGACGGCGTGCCAGCCGACTGGGATGACGTCGTCGTCCCGGCGGCACCTGCGGTGGTGTCGGCCCACGCCGGGCAGTCACCCCACCCCGCGAGCGCGGTACCGATCCCGAGTGCGACCGCCAGTCCCCCGACCCGACCAATGCATCTTCCCGCTGTCATCCGGAATGTATAACGCGCGACAATTATCGGCCGCACAGGAATCGCGAACCTGACACACAGTCATCCCGAAGGTTGGACACCCGCCGCCCCGCCGCGCGTTACCGTGGCAACGTGCCGCATCCGATCATGTTCGACGATGACGACCCCGGCCTGGCAGAGCTGCGCGCGGTCGCACTGGGCTTCCCCGAGGCCTTCGAGAAGGTGTCGTGGGGCCGGCCGGTGTTCTGCGCGCCCAAGATGTTCGCGATGTACGGCGGCAATTCGAAGACGACGGGCGAGATGGTCGCTTACCCGCATTCTCTACTGGTCAAGGTTGACGAGTCCGACCGCGCAGCACTGGAACAGGATTCGCGGTTCTACTATCCCGCCTACATGGGTCCGTCCGGCTGGCTCGGGCTGGATTTCACCGCGGCGAAGGTCGACTGGCACGAGGTCCGGGAGCTGCTCGATGCGTCGTTCCGGCTGGTCGCGCCGAAGCGATTGATCAAGCTACTCGACGCGCAATGAGGTAGGCCTGCGGCGTGGATTCGGCTCCGTCGTCGTCAGGTTGCCGGACCAGTTCGGCGTAGAGGCGAAAACCATTGCTCGACAACAGGTCTGTGACCACCTCCGGCCGACGACGGATGAACGTCAAGTTCACGGCCTCGCCATCGAAGTCCGTCAGCACCCGCGGCTCGTCCCCGACCTGGAACGCCAACAGCAGCACACCGTCCGCCGCGAGCACCCGGTGGAACTCGGCGAAGACCCGCGGCAGGTGCGCGTCCGGTACGTGGATGATCGAGTACCAGGCACAGAGCCCGCCGACGCTGCCTTCGGCCACGTCGAGGTCGAGCATCGAACCGACGCGAAACGGCAGACCCGGATTGTGCTGCCGCGCCTGCGCGATCATGTTGGGCGACAGATCGATTCCCGTGACGTCGAGGCCGGCCGCCGCGAGTGCTGCGGTGGCCACCCCGGTTCCGCAGCCCACGTCCAGCACCCTGCTTCCTCGGCCCACCAGTTCAGCGAAGGCACCGATCATGGCGCGGTCCAACGGCCTGTCATCGAGATGGCTTTGGAAGCGGGCGACGTAGTGTGCCGCCGCACGGTCGTAGCCGTCGCGCGTCAAGGCCACAAAATCAGGCATCGGCCAACCGTACGCGGGCCCGGCGACACGGCGATTGGACGCGTGGCTTCCGCAGCGCGACCTGGTGTCGTGCTGCCGGGCAGCATGGGGCGCCGAATCACCCTGCGGTCCTGTCTGTTTCACCCTCGTCGTCTCCACTCTCGGGCGGGTAGAGCGTCGGGTGGTGATACTCATTCGTCCTAGGTTGGCCGACATCGAGCAGTGGTGGTGGGGTCCAGTGGGTTCTGCCGTCGGGGCCCATGGTGGTGCTCCAGCCGCCGGTGTCGACCAGGCGGTTGTCGCGGCCGCAGGCCAGGGTCATGGTGTCGACGTTGGTCAGGCCGTCATCGCGCCAGTTGGTGACGTGATGGGCCTGGCTGCGGGAAGCGGGGGCGGTGCAGTTCGGGCGGGTGCAGCCGTGGTCCCGCCCGAACAACGCCAACCGCTGCGCGGTGCTGGCGGTTCTGGCCGCCCGGCCCAGATAGAGGGGTTGGCCGGTGTGCTCATCGAACACGGCGAGGTAGTTATCCGAGCCCTGAGCGGCCATCCGGATCAGGTCTTTGATGGGGAGTTTGGTCCCGGTGTGCGTGAGCGCCATCCCGGCACGCTTTTCCAGGTCGGTGACGGTGCAGTTGGCGACCACCGCGACGGGGAACCCGTTGTGCACCCCCGACATCCCGGTGGCGAGCATCATCCGGCCCACGAACGTGAACGCGTCGTACTGGCGCTGCGCCAGGGTGCGGGTATCCGCATCGATCTGCTCCTGCGTCGGGGTACCCGAGTAGCAGGGGTGTGGGTCGGCGGGGTTGCACATGCCGGGGGCGGCGTACTTGTCGAACAACACCTCCCAGTAGGCCCGCCCTTCAGGGTCGAGTTGGGCGGTCACGTCGGTGCGGCCGTCGGGCCGCTGCTTACCCATGACAAACGAGCGTTGCGGGTCGGGCTCGTCGTCGTTGGGTTCGGGGCCGTCCTGATCCAACTCGTACAAAAGTTTCTGCGCGGCGCGTCGGAGGTCCTCGGGGGTTTTGACCCTCGCATCGGCCACCAGATCCGCCTCACACTGGGCGACGGTGATCGGGTCGGCCGCCCACAACGGCAGCTTGCCGAAGAACCAGGTGATCACCTGCACGTGCTCGGCATTGATCGCACCGTCAGCCAGGGTGGCGGCGACCAGCTCCCACACCGGCCCGAGCGGCTCCCCGGTGATGGCCGAGCGCGGACCCAGCTGGTCGCAGTCCCGCACCCGCCGGCGGGCCTCCTCCCGGCTGACCCGCAACCGCACATGCAACACCTCCGGCCAATCCTTCGCCCCGATCTCCTTGGCCGTCGCCTGCGTCTGTGCCGCGGCCAGGATCCGGTGATCGACCGCCTCAGCCGCGCACCTCAACGTTTCCCGTCGGGACTGCAACGCCAACAATGTCGGCACATCCAGACCGGTGTAGTCCAGGGCTGCGAGCCGGGCCTGCGCCGCCTCGTAGGCGGCGTAGGCCTCCTCGATGACGGCCGGATCAGCGAATCCCATACATCGAACACTAGTTCGAACCACTGACAAGAAACCGCAGTTTGGGACGCCTGTGCCGAAAGTGACTGATGAGGTCAAACATGTTGCCCAGCAGGATGTTCTGCCCGCCGAGAAACTCCGAAGCTACCGCCCCGAACTCGTCAGTCCTCGCGGAACCCGGGCACCCATTTGTCGACGATATCGGCGTAGTTGATGGTCGCGTCGAGCTGTGCGGCGATGCCGAGCAGACCGCCGAGCACCCGGAACATCATCAGGTAGTTGGGCGGCAGGTTCAGTTGGCGGCTGGTCTTGAACGTGGCGGCGAACTGCTCGCTGCGGATGTCTGCCGCAGTGGCGGCGATGCCCTGCAGCCACTTGCGGCTGAAGTGGAAACTCTTGTGCCGCAACGGTTCGATGTACGGCAGCAGGTAGGCGTTGATCTCCTCGTGCGACACCGTGGCACCCGGTGGGATGAAGCCTTCCTCCCGGAGGTAGGCCGTCATCTCCTCCCACTTCTCATCGCGCGCGAGCCGCAGGATGGGGCCGGTGGCGCGCGGCAGGCCGCCCTCGTGGACCGCCACGGCACCGAAGTCCATGACACCGAACCGGCCGTCGTCGAGCAGCATGAAATTGCCGGGATGCGTGTCCACATGCAGCAGCCCGCAGCGATAGGGGGCGCTGATGGTGACCTCGAGCAACAGGTGCGCGCACCGGTTGCGTTCGTCTTCGGTGCCGCCCGCGATGATCTCGGAGAGCTTGCGGCCCTCCATCCATTCGGTGATGACGACCTTTGGTGACGATGCGACGACCGCCGGCACATAGAACTGCGGATCCCCCGCGAAAGCCTTGGCGAACGCGCGCTGATAGTCCGCCTCGATGCGGTAGTTCAGCTCTTCCTCGGTGCGCTCGATGAGCTCGTCGATGATGCTCTTGACGTCGGCGCCCGGAACCACCTGCTTGAACAGCGTGGTGAGCATGCGCAGCGTCTTGAGGTCGGCGCGCACGGCCTCATCGGCACCCGGGTACTGCACCTTGACCGCGACGCGGCGGCCGTCGCCCCACACCGCGCTGTGCACCTGCCCGATGCTCGCGGAGGCGACGGGCGTGTCGTCGAAAGACTGGAACCGCTCGCGCCACTTGGTGCCCAGCTGGGCGTCGAGCACGCGGTGCACCTTGTCGGCGGGCAGTGGCGGGGCGTCGCTCTGAAGTTTGGTCAGGGCTTCGCGGTAGGGCTCGGCATACGCCGGTGGGATGGCGGCCTCCATGACCGAAAGCGCTTGTCCCAGCTTCATGGCCGCGCCCTTGAGCTCCCCCAGCACCTGGAAGAGCTGCTCGGCGGCCTTCTCGACGAGCTCGGCGTTGACGTCCTCTTTCGACTTGCCGGCCATGCGCTTGCCGACGCCCAGGACGGCGCGACCTGCGATCCCGGCAGGAAGGGTTGCCAGCTTGGCGGCACGTCCCGTGCGGCCACGGCGGATTTCAGCCATGGCCTCGATCTTGGCTTTCTTAGCCGATCTTGACAACAGCCGCTACGAAACCGGGACAACCACCAGCTCGTGCGGCTGGTTGTTCATCGATACGCAGCCGTCGTCGGTGACGACGACGATGTCCTCGATCCGGGCGCCCCACTGCCCCGCGAAGTACACACCGGGCTCGACGCTGAACGCCATGCCCGGCTCCAGCGTCAAACCGTTGCCCGCCACGATGTACGGCTCCTCGTGGACCGACAGGCCGATGCCGTGACCGGTGCGGTGCACGAACACCTCGGCCAGCCCCTCGG from Mycolicibacterium phocaicum includes the following:
- a CDS encoding MmcQ/YjbR family DNA-binding protein; this encodes MPHPIMFDDDDPGLAELRAVALGFPEAFEKVSWGRPVFCAPKMFAMYGGNSKTTGEMVAYPHSLLVKVDESDRAALEQDSRFYYPAYMGPSGWLGLDFTAAKVDWHEVRELLDASFRLVAPKRLIKLLDAQ
- a CDS encoding class I SAM-dependent DNA methyltransferase gives rise to the protein MPDFVALTRDGYDRAAAHYVARFQSHLDDRPLDRAMIGAFAELVGRGSRVLDVGCGTGVATAALAAAGLDVTGIDLSPNMIAQARQHNPGLPFRVGSMLDLDVAEGSVGGLCAWYSIIHVPDAHLPRVFAEFHRVLAADGVLLLAFQVGDEPRVLTDFDGEAVNLTFIRRRPEVVTDLLSSNGFRLYAELVRQPDDDGAESTPQAYLIARRVA
- a CDS encoding alkaline phosphatase family protein, encoding MTAGRCIGRVGGLAVALGIGTALAGWGDCPAWADTTAGAAGTTTSSQSAGTPSGAPEKKQRKPAKPKPKSNKHADKADKDKAGKDTADKPDKKVQKAAAADKPDKGKVDNGKADKADEAAPRVSLPRVTAAVPAKSVATPTVTAVAAQASAAQPTVKVAAVSTTPIAKLTRALRSLQAPVSPLSSTSVLVALAAVRDELERKTLKPTSAVAPQPVSTLADTTPNVLVIGVDGTNLSRVLADPANAHFFELMQGGTTAPASIVGHTTISNPSWTAILTGVWGEKTGVINNIFNPAVYDTWPTVFNQLETFNPGIQTTAIANWDVISAIAVSGSVGADHVVNISHIAGDSDWSLTDDAVGDATEAAIAAADPNKPNFVFSYFVGVDENGHNYGGASQQYADAVRNVDQNIGEIMQQVNDWEAATGEQWTVIVVTDHGHQASKGLGHGFQSPNETSTFVIANNPNLFTAGGVNLKYQIVDVTPTVVTLFGGTPAPKSDGVSITNLGGSTVTPIDDDAALRAAVLDVIGKYGYPDIGTDLKLGIRTVFASVPYFLNQGFDAVTAQLESIAAQHIFVISPLAQAMTLPVQLVGSLTYAATNAVAQVVARLTGVTGAGLVPIFMPPLPPLVGTEDPAPVAACTVLVACGTSAGIIAA
- the ligA gene encoding NAD-dependent DNA ligase LigA, which translates into the protein MSSPDPDVRRQWQELAEEVRGHQFRYYVKDAPIISDGEFDKLLGELQEIEERYPELRTPDSPTQLVGGAGFATEFGEAQHLERMLSLDNAFNTDELTAWAARLSNELGGDLEYLCELKVDGVALALVYRDGKLVRGATRGDGRTGEDVTLNARTITDVPEQLTGTDEFPVPAVLEVRGEVYFRVEDFAALNASLVEEGKAPFANPRNSAAGSLRQKNPAVTARRRLHMICHGLGLTEGFEPASLHDAYRALKAWGLPVSDHTTRVTGIAAVAERVAYWGEHRHDVDHEIDGLVVKLDDRTLQRRLGATSRAPRWAIAYKYPPEEVTTKLLDIRVSVGRTGRVTPFAYMEPVTVAGSTVGLATLHNATEVKRKGVLIGDTVVIRKAGDVIPEVLGPVVDLRDGTEREFVMPATCPECGSTLAPSKEGDADIRCPNTRSCPAQLRERVFHVAGRGAFDIEGLGYEAATALLAAGVITDEGDIFELTADELLRTNLFKTQKGELSANGARLLANLGKAKQQPLWRVLVALSIRHVGPTAARALAAEFGDLQAITEASEERLAAVEGVGPTIAAAVIDWFTVDWHRAIVDKWRAAGVRMADERDASIERNLEGLSIVVTGSLTGFSRDEAKEAILVRGGKAAGSVSKKTAYVVAGDAPGSKYDKAVELGVPILDEDGFRRLLAEGPDAL